The sequence below is a genomic window from Trichosurus vulpecula isolate mTriVul1 chromosome 5, mTriVul1.pri, whole genome shotgun sequence.
AAAACTGTTCTTAAgtccttaaaccaaatccaatgtATATGGCCTTtaagagtttaaaaataaaaccaaatgacACTATATGGGTACTAAGCTTAAGTATgccattcttttcttcctgttaATGACCCAAGCCACAAATCTGACCCATTTAAACTAATTCACTTTCCAATTATgttgacaaatatttaaaataatcctTTCAGAGGTTTAACCttcaatttaaaaatatctaGAATAATTCTGAAAGAGATTTACATATTACAGACTGAAGACAGACCAGTTTATAGTAATAAATTTTCCAGGCTTAATCTTACATAATGGTTCAGTAATTTTTCACCTCTTTCATTATGACAGAGATACATTTTAGAATCTTATTTTTCACAAGGGAAACTCAGTTCCTTCAATCATTTACCAAATACTTGTAGGCTGTTCTTTAactaataatttaatttatatccAATTCAGAGCCAGCAAGAAAAGGATTATTTTGTCAAATTTGCAATTCCTTTCTCAGAACCTTTCCCAAGGATTGGCACACCCAGTACAAGCAGAACTGAAGAAGGGTGAATGGCATATAATTATTAAGGAGTTTTACTAGACGAACctacaaattaaaatatttatcaagtttATAATGACAGCAGTTAACCAATGCTTCTCTTGTTTCAATTAGCTAGCTAGCTACCTAAAATACTATGATAGGAATATATGTATTGAATGAGTCTGCTTTAGTTTGAATAACCAACAAATTTGTTTGGAAAAGGGGCAGAGGCAAAGCATTTGCAATTCTAGCTGATGTCTTCATTAGATTTTAAGGCAGGTGGGTAAAAGTGGACCAGAATTTCTACAAACATTTGTCCTGTGGTGTTGTAAAATCAAAATACTACTTTATTTAAATGAGTTATTTTACGCAGTATAAGCATCAATATAAttacaattataaaaataatttttttttccccaagggccaaatttgtatacttcttaatagcttctactagccgggcttggaaaagaacagggttttccttttctccctgagtaacttccctaatttttttgcttaggccttctaacaggcagaTTATCACATGGCCTCTCTTTCCCCTAATACTTCAGTCTTTTGGTAatcccatcctgggtcactagtgggaacagcagctgtacctgggggatattttatggggttattgctagccaaactatccccaaatttttgggcctgttcccagattctcctcttctccacagCGGTCAAATAACACCAAGAAAGTTAGGGACATagccctaaaaccctcagtaaacttagcggggtcttctgagtatctccccagtttttctttaatttgtgtgagatctgaaatggagaatggaacatgcccTCTTCTTGTCTCTGTAGGGGAGGCAggcacttttttttcccctcaggggaaaaagccttgaaggcttTATGGGGCCTGGAGCTTGGGGAGAGAGATCTGGCTGATCTGTATTAGACTGCAAGGCAGGGGGATCCCGCTGACGAGGGAGAAGATCAGCTGGTACCTGAGGGAGGGTAGGGGGCAGAGGGGCAGGTACCCCAGAGACCTGAGCAGGCGCCACCTCAGAGGGAGGGGCCAGGGGAAGAAGTACTGCCATGGGGGCAGGGCtggaggctggaacctgagtaggggttgcctggGGGGttagggcccatggtggtagatactgcagggcctgaaacaggggcaggccatgaggccagaacctgagtaggggtccctccAGGGGAAGgagccacagagggaggcacctcaaccagacccttggctgggacctgagcaggtgttgccaaggggggaggggccatggaaggagatgcagggtaggagacttggactgtgaaggaggcaggaaaagagaggggttgcactacaggaaaccaagggaaagagaggatggccatggaagggggagcacaggaaacaagggtgctctgAGGAGGTTGGGgaacaggaggaggggctggggctgaaaccctgggggccataaggagggAGTTATCCAAAATGttctgttgacccccattgcccctttgtgggggggctctagctatgagcatcttacaatcttttacacaaagattgtgggagggattgaggggtggtctggggtgactagaggagggatttagggagggtcttgaggaggagtcccATGGAACCGggagagaatgggattaagggtgggaagtagctgaaggcatggatattgatagtatcaagggtgggaagtagctggacaaaaaagggcaaggctaggtagggATGTAaagcttatggccttaggggaaggccagatctagttggaagaatCAAGGAGAGTTCAatggggctcccagagactgtattccagattcaggggcattcccagagactgtgccctcatcattcccccctcaaacaaataggacccaaattcttttggggtcagggacaaaggagctgtccctgcctcgatggttccagttcaaggggtacatagtctgagcagtcatctggaagtcgatggcttggagcctggaggagataaacctggcaaggaggttaagcaaacaaccagacagacagtataggagtatagagaaaggacagtTTCCCTGGTGTAAATGACAGTCTCCCTGgggggaattaaagatgactatttcatacctagctcccctaataatttctgtccattttctttcttgctgACAATATAATTCTAACTGTAAAAGAGTGGTATATTGCAAAGTCCCAAAAGTAGGCCACtcttcatggccttctaggtgatattgtggccaagcagtattgcaaaggtatgccagctttttctttttaagtactttagagaacttaaatttttttcaatcttgTAAAAGACAGCCCAggggtgaatttttggggatcGAGGAGGTTTGACCCATTGTGGCCTCGGGGGCTGGAAGttccttcctctgcaaggaggatctggcagtaagcctcaaaaaggaacaaaacaagacaggaaaaaataaacacaaaaaggtacctggggttttcccattccctagcgctgagagaattgagaaaattggGGGCGCACTTCTGGATAGGGTGTCCGTCCTTGTCTTCtgtgcttcagaaggtgtgcccaggtccatggcctcgaACATAAACCATGGGACTGAGAACCTGATTGCGTCAGGCTGAGTCCGAGACagcgagcagctgtctgacctactggggacctggggagtcaggcccgaaaagcacctccaaaatgcttggagagcgagaaggggattgggatagggagaggcttaccttccagtcttggctggagaagaacttgagatgagcAATATTCCCAgtcagggaaccaaaaatgaagaagtctaagcaaaatgatgatgggtagggaaccataggtttttaggagtgctcgagaccccaaaatacctacacgccgggtcctgcgtGAAGAATTCGTCTCAAGcgttctcagccaagggaaaagacaaagtttattaaggattcaccataatgggctgtcttaagaaatcccaccctttgtgacgcttgttttcacaagcgggccagattcaatctactagAATTGAATCTGAGccggaaaaataaaaattataacaagAATGGAccgattttcaggatttccaactcAGTGCCCGACTACATTTGCACAGAATTGTCTTTCCATGAAGCCCAAAAGGGAACAGCATAAAATGAGTGTTTCTGTAGCCCCCTTATTCTTGCTGATCAACAGTTTGTTAGAAAACCAGCTGCAGGTTTGTTTCCTAAGGTCTGAGATAGTAGAAGAGTCAATAGGTGCCATGAATTTACCTGTAAACAACTTTATGACTAAACATCAGCCAATTCTGGAGGAAATGGAGTCTTTGGATGTTTGTTCTCAAAGTGCTGTTTGAAAGTCTTGGTGTCCAGCATCTGTGTCCTACAGGAAGTTCAGGTCTATATCAAGGCAGCCGCAGCAGCAGCTTTCTGTCCAGCTTGTTTTTTGGCATTTTTCTGCTGAGACTGAATCTTCTGTTGTCCACGAGCCATATCAGGGCTGGGACAGTCTGGTGTCTGAGGCGCTGGGCAGGGAGAGGGTGCTgcagggggggggtgggggggggggggcgggggtcaggcttagaaggagggaaagggaggaggaggaactgAATGAGAGAGCACTCCATGCATGGCTGCTgctgacccactcattctttaggattagattatttaatttccaattaatttttaatctatcttcccAAGGCCCttcattacatgtaatttttattgcatcacggtctgaaaaggatacatattatatttctgcttttttgcattggattgtgaggtttttatgccccaatatgtggtcagtttttgtgtaggtgtcatgtaccactgagaaaaaagtatagacCATTCcctctccattcagttttctccagaggtcaaccatatctaacttttctaaaattctgttcacctccttaacttcttgtttattttatggttagatttatctagcttcaagagggggaggttgaggtccccatctagtatagttttgttatctatttcttcctgtgactgccttatcttctctaagaatttggatgccataccacttggtgcatgtatatttagtattgatattacctcattgtctatggtaccttttagcattatgtagtttccttcctttctctcttaattatacctatttttgcttttgctttgtctgagatcaggattgctaatcctcccccccaccttttttttacttcagctgaagcacaatatattctgctccagacttttacctttactccccatgtatccctctgcttcaaatgtgtttcttataaacaatatattgtaggattatggttcttaatgcactctgctatttgcttccattttatgggagagttcatcccattcacatttacagttgtgcttactatctgtgtctttccatcatattttcccccctgtttacgcttttctttctcccttttcctcctcacaagtgttttgcttctgagcaCTGCCTTCCTcgatctgccctctcttctatcagcctcttccttttctttcctttttctcttactacttcttccctcccttcttccctccactctctcccttttctttcccctttctcctcctacttcctatagggtaagttagatttctatacctaaccaattatgttattccctctttgagtcaaatctgatgagagtaaggttcagataatgctcatctctctcccttctctcccttcactGTAAtaagtttttgtgccttttcacgtgatgtaatttatccttcttccttctctcttctcccaatacaatcccttttcaccccttaattaggttttttatcagcACAGCAGTCAgcttatacccatgccctctgtctatgtatacctcttttaaatggcataataacaatgcagttctcaagagttacaaatgttatgtatgtgaatgtaaacagtttgctttgcccttattaataacatggtttttttccttcctgtttacctttttattcctcttttgagtcttgtatttgaagatcaaattttttgttgagctctggccttttcatcaggaaagtttggaagttccctatttcatggaatatccatctccttccctaaaagattatgctcaattttgctagtTGATTAACTAGTTGATTCTTGcatgtaatccaagctcctttgctttatagaatattgtattccacgCCCTCTGATCTATTAATGTcaaagctgcaaggtcctgtgtaatcctgaccaTGGTTCCAtgctatttaaattttctttctggctgcttgtagaaCTTTCTGTCTGACCTGgttattttggaatttggctacaatattccttggcgttttcaatttgagatttctttcaggaggtgatctgtggtttctttcgatgactattttaccttctggttgtaggacctcagagaagttttccttgatgatttcctgagagttgctgtccaggctctttttttcatcatggttttcggGTAAATGAATAGTTTTTAAATTGTATCTTGTgggtctgttttccaggtcagttgttttaccaatgaggtattttgtgggtttttttttcctactttgtcattcttttgtttctgttttactgattcttgatttctcatagagtcattagcttccacttgcccaattttaaatttttaaaatttctaatttttaacaaattgttttcttctattagcttttgtacctccttttccatttggcccattttactttttagggagttcttctcttcagtgagttttgtgcctgtaacaacaatgttgctagcaactactgtggctgtataagaccaacaacaagagcacacagaagggctgccaacacaaattctttgatccgcttttctaaggaaagcaactttaaggggttgacaacctcagtttaattaaacatacaaatgtatcattcacttagtttagggggaagagatcagccccctgaacttcagaggaaatacaaacagaaattacaagcatacattataaacagatcagataacaaaccagtctatccatagcaatatgtagttaccagagaagcaccaacatctgggttatcaaagctgggggagctgtttcagtggcttgcccagagtctcatcactcttTTGATGAGTGTACTCCCAAAGGTCAAATGCTGACCTTCCagtatatataccctgttcaggaccctgggggctggggccaacttagcgtttagggtgtgggaaagttcctcaaTCTCTAgaaccacatcatatacaaaataatgactcctgattgtcttagtgctgagaaacactccaagacaaaaaagatcccactttacctgtcccattcaaacaaaggccagagaagaatagcaaaaaatcctttcttgattaccattacagtgcctccttttacatttggccaattatactttttaaagacttgttttctacaattaatttttgtccttccttttccaagctattgactctctcttgcatacctctcatttcttttccctatttttcttctacctctcttattttacttttaaaattcttcttgaactcttccaagaaggctttttgggcttgagaccagttcatattcccctttgagtttTTGGGcatgggtatattgacaatgttgtcctcttctgaatttatgcCTTGATCTTCGCTGTCCCCATAATAACAGTCTATGGTCattgtctgtttttgctttttgcttgtgGTGTTTGCCTAATTACTGGCGTTTAGAGTTGAGCTCTCTTGCTGGAGTGCAGGGGacactgacccaagcttcttgtgctaggaGCCCGGGACCTAGTCACTGGTTTTGTGTGCAGGGACCTCaagtgctggcagctggaggctttaggggtctggcagctttcctgttgctgagctggggtcagcaacactgaAGCTCTTAGGGTGGAAGTGGAGAGTCTGGTTCCTGGGGGATGCCCGCTCATCCTGGCCTTGCACTCAAGTATTTGGCTCCTGCTTACCCGGGCCTTGCACTTGAATGTTTGGCTGTTGGAGGATGTTTGCCAACCTGGAGCTGTGCTGAAGCACTGggagatttggctgctggagaaCGCTGGCACACATGGTAGTTTTCTGAGCTAGTGTCTACCATTTCCCTGCTTGTGCTGAGGCActtgggggtcctggtgttggtgcttgcctgttCTACCACCTTGAGGCTCAGAATCtcctcctggtttgctgaggtggggcttgccactggTTCCCTGGGACATCCCTAGTCCTGTACtgatccccctcccccagagcgAGAAgggcctttcccattaatcccccaagCCTTCTGGGCTACAAGACTGTTGTACCTCATCTTTCTGCTGTCTCagcagttcctgggtttgtcctggGTGATATTGCTTGGATTTTCAGAGGTCagtaagggagggtgagagcaacTTAACTTCTTATTCCACTATCTTGGCTTCTGGAGGTAGGTGAAAATTTTCTAAAACTCAAGGTGGGAATGCTTCCATAGAATATGTGATTGAATTCTATTTTACTATTGATCCTTTAATGAAgatacattgttattattatttcattttagtttcTTATGTTTCTCAGTACTTGCTTGACATAATACTAACAAGTATTCCTAACTTCAACTAGCAACAATGCAGAAGATACCATCTTTACCCATATTTCCCTTCGTTTCCTGCATGTATTACATAGTATTCTCTAGTTTTGTTTCTATTCTTATTCTGTATACCATTTGGGACAATTGGGCAGTTGAAAGACCCTATACCTCTTAGgcaccctttcctctttccttccccccttccttaaCTGTCTCCATGGTCCCCTGTTCACAACACATTTGGGCTACTTAACTGCTCTGATGACTTAGATGAAGTCTGATGATATTCAGTGGGtaaaatggtgaaaaaaaaattgatcatcGGCAAATCAAATTCATTGAAACTGCTATCAGCTTAGTGAAGTAAAGGCCTGCATGTGTAGCTTTTTGTGTAGTTTCATCATATCACTTTTTAAATGTAGGTAATCTTAACTAGTAAAGCAGATTAACCAGTAGAGAGGTATTTTTCCCCCTCATATGTTAGCCTGATATGTCTCCAGGTAAACCTTCCTGGAGACTGGATCCCAGGAACCAGTGGACTGGAGAGTTGTTCTTTTTCCTTGGGTGGTGGCAGCATTATTTTATCATAGACATTTCTGCTAGGTAGTTGGACATCTAACCTGGGCATACCAGATGATGCAGCTCTTAATTAGCAGGAGCAAACCTCTTGCACTGAGGTAAGAGAGTGTCATTTTAACAGATGGAGACAAGTTGAAGAGCATTTGTGTTAAATTGGTGCAAGGAGCCAGTTGGGCAGGAATACCTTCCTTGTCCTTAGGGGGATCAATATGGTCCTGTACCTAGCACCACATGGTATCACTACCCCAATTATCCATATTGGCAATGGACTCACTCCCAGACTTCTGCTCTTCTTATAATTGTTCCATATTAGTTTAGCATATAATGTTACTTATGGATGCTGTTGTGCTTCACAAACAACTACATGAAGTAGGAGACAAAATTGCTTTCTCAGTCCTGATGAATTTTTGATTGTCCAGTCCTGTGCCCTCCTGGTCCCAGACCACTTAATTGATGTAGAGGGATATTTTCTCTTCCATAATTATACCTCAGGGATTTCTCCCATGCCATATAGCCTAGAGCTCAACCACTGAGAGGACTTGCTAGGGCCCCATTCCCAGGGGATTCACTAGGGAAGTATCTGCTGAAGTCTATTCACATGTGCCTCACATAGTGGATAAAGCCATTGTTAAATCAGGCGAAACAATGTTCTTCAGGAATTATTTTGCATCACCCAATTCATAGGCAATTCTGGACAAAGGGTGATTGTATAACTTTGCATCATCTGTTCACTGGCAACTATGGCCCAGTAACAGATAAAACAACTGCTGTTCAGAAGTGGTGTGCAAGGGACCGGGAATCTTGGAATTCCAGAATcctagcccctcttaattctactgtgcttcttcttttaattatttcctatttatattgtAAATGggttgctttgtatatatttcttttcatgttgtctccctcattaaattgtAACCTCCTTAGGGTAAAgactgtcatttgcctctttttgtatccccagaacttggcaTGGTGTCTGGTATGTAGAATGTGTTCAACAAAAGTTTAtggaattgaatgaatgaatgaaacttgACAATCATTTATTCTGGCCACTTCTTGGTATCTGCTAAAAGCTTGATTTAGCATTGTCTTTATGGATAGGAACCTCCAGAAATATGAGCCTTGAATGGCAATAAGGGCTTAGGGGCTTTAAATCTTCTAAGGCCGTAGCCTATTCTGAACCCCGCcttgaaagagggaaaaaatagaactCCTGAAAGAGtgtaaaaaggattttaaaaagcaaagtagaagaaaaattgggaaatgagagtaatgcaagagattcatgaaaaaaaaagtatcaacagcatagaaaaagatatacaaaagttCATCAAAGGAAATAACTcccaaaaaaatagaattggccaaattgggaaagaagtataaaaattcattgaagaaaataatttcttaaaaattagaattgactaAGTGGAAggtatgagacatcaagatacaaaaaataaaattaaaaagtaaaaaaaaaggtgaattttgtcattggaaaaacaactgacctagaaaatagatccaggagagataatttaagaattattggattaccagaaagccatgattaaaaaaaaaaagtggacaacatctttcaaaaaattgtcaagaaggtaaaataggaattgaaagaattcaccaatcaccacctaaaagaaatccccaaatgaaaactcccaggaacatcatagtcaaattccaaagcttattgatcaaggagaaagtactgtaagcagccaaaaagaaacaattcaaatattgtggagctacaaccagtattacacaggatttggcagatttcacataaaagaatcttggaaatcacattgaagggcttggaa
It includes:
- the LOC118849793 gene encoding LOW QUALITY PROTEIN: zinc finger protein 706-like (The sequence of the model RefSeq protein was modified relative to this genomic sequence to represent the inferred CDS: substituted 2 bases at 2 genomic stop codons), giving the protein MARGQQKIQSQQKNAKKQAGQKAAAAAALIXTXTSCRTQMLDTKTFKQHFENKHPKTPFPPELADV